In Pedosphaera parvula Ellin514, the following are encoded in one genomic region:
- a CDS encoding alpha/beta hydrolase family protein: MPEKTPLHPKLFGRIECDGYSVEKVYLETYPGFYLAGNLYRPLGKAGPFPGILNPHGHWENGRLTDIKEGSIPARCINFAKQGMIAFSYDMVGYNDTHFPESPVTKEFYKIHRNFGTNDPANLLWNISLMGLQTWNSIRALDFLESLPEVDKHRLACTGESGGGTQTFILGAIDDRLAAQAPVVMVSHIMQGGCGCENMPGLRVQFSNMEIAAAAVPRPQIMVACTGDWTKTMLTLEGPAIQHIYDLFKAPDKLRYVRFDFNHNYNQTSREAVYQWFDRWLIDETDTPVTELAYTKESDEDLRVFPDGKLPSNAVSQSQLIQYLVSSHQSALDALTPRDKTGWKRYQNVMTPAWARTLQLNWPGAALNTEIKTVSKTANYTFQTVQIHRETESKPLELLHFIPSKAGAKGRQTLVLLVSPPGKSPYLDEAGSPVGIAQSLLEKNYHVAVLNNSPAIETRDQLSIFFNTYNRTYLQNRVGDIVAACQSLHSINLRQLRIILYGTGHAGLWSLLAAPAANGVVSDLDQLDVNSNQTLIAPELFCPGLRSMDSFTGPLILATPNPLLLHNLSPKFQISKVQSTYDALSAGKSFRAERKQLSEQEILDWFSRIDSSK; the protein is encoded by the coding sequence ATGCCCGAAAAAACTCCTTTGCACCCAAAATTGTTCGGAAGAATCGAATGTGACGGCTACAGCGTTGAGAAGGTTTATTTGGAAACTTATCCCGGCTTTTATCTGGCTGGAAATTTATACCGTCCTTTGGGTAAAGCTGGACCATTTCCGGGAATTCTCAACCCACACGGTCATTGGGAAAATGGCCGGCTGACAGATATAAAGGAGGGTAGCATCCCGGCACGTTGCATCAATTTCGCGAAGCAGGGAATGATTGCCTTCTCATACGACATGGTTGGCTACAATGATACACACTTTCCTGAATCGCCGGTCACGAAGGAGTTTTACAAGATCCACAGAAACTTCGGGACGAATGATCCGGCCAACCTGCTCTGGAACATCTCCCTCATGGGTCTCCAAACATGGAACAGCATTCGCGCGCTGGACTTTCTGGAATCCCTGCCCGAGGTCGACAAACATCGCCTCGCCTGTACCGGTGAGTCTGGTGGTGGCACCCAGACTTTCATTCTGGGAGCAATTGATGACCGGCTCGCAGCCCAGGCACCGGTCGTAATGGTCAGCCACATCATGCAGGGTGGTTGTGGTTGCGAAAACATGCCAGGCTTGCGCGTGCAATTCTCAAACATGGAGATAGCTGCGGCCGCCGTTCCCCGCCCGCAAATCATGGTTGCCTGCACGGGTGACTGGACAAAAACCATGCTGACCTTGGAGGGACCGGCCATCCAACATATCTACGACCTTTTCAAGGCGCCGGACAAGCTCCGCTATGTCCGGTTTGATTTCAACCACAACTACAATCAAACCAGCCGGGAGGCGGTGTACCAATGGTTTGATCGGTGGCTCATCGACGAAACCGATACGCCGGTTACTGAACTGGCTTACACCAAGGAATCTGATGAGGACTTGCGTGTTTTCCCTGATGGCAAACTGCCTTCCAACGCAGTCTCCCAGTCACAATTGATCCAATATCTCGTCAGCTCTCACCAATCCGCTCTGGATGCTTTAACACCCAGGGACAAAACCGGATGGAAACGTTATCAAAACGTCATGACACCAGCCTGGGCGCGCACGCTTCAACTGAATTGGCCTGGAGCGGCTTTGAATACCGAAATAAAAACCGTTTCAAAAACCGCAAATTACACTTTTCAAACAGTTCAAATTCATCGCGAAACTGAATCAAAACCTCTTGAGCTTCTCCATTTCATTCCCTCCAAAGCTGGAGCGAAAGGGAGACAAACATTGGTTCTCCTGGTCAGTCCACCAGGCAAATCTCCTTACTTGGACGAAGCAGGTTCACCAGTCGGTATCGCACAATCTCTCCTCGAGAAAAACTATCATGTCGCCGTCCTGAATAATTCTCCTGCTATTGAAACACGCGACCAACTCTCCATTTTCTTTAACACTTACAACCGAACTTATCTTCAAAACCGCGTGGGAGATATTGTCGCCGCCTGCCAATCCCTCCATAGTATTAACCTGAGACAATTGAGAATCATCCTATATGGCACCGGGCATGCCGGACTCTGGTCATTGCTTGCTGCCCCGGCAGCAAACGGTGTTGTCTCCGACCTGGATCAATTGGATGTGAATAGCAATCAAACGCTGATCGCCCCGGAGTTGTTTTGTCCCGGCCTGCGAAGCATGGACTCTTTTACCGGTCCCCTCATTTTGGCAACACCTAATCCCTTGCTGCTGCATAACCTTTCCCCCAAGTTTCAAATCTCCAAGGTGCAATCAACCTATGATGCTTTAAGCGCAGGAAAGAGCTTTCGAGCCGAAAGGAAACAATTAAGCGAGCAGGAAATTCTGGATTGGTTTTCCCGGATTG